A section of the Maniola jurtina chromosome 28, ilManJurt1.1, whole genome shotgun sequence genome encodes:
- the LOC123879534 gene encoding ubiquitin-related modifier 1 homolog — MPETIKIHLQFGGGAELLFDKVKKREVELPALNKYFPDCQSAKWTIKELLVWIKDNLLKERPELFLQGESVRPGILVLVNEADWELCGELSYELKQNDVIMFISTLHGG; from the exons ATGCCAGAGACTATAAAAATCCACCTTCAGTTTGGGGGAGGTGCAGAACTCTTGTTTGACAAAGTAAAAAAGAGAGAAGTGGAATTGCCAGCATTGAATAAATACTTCCCGGATTGCCAGAGCGCAAAATGGACCATAAAAGAACTGCTTGTATGGATTAAAGATAATTTGTTAAAAGAAAGGCCCGAGTTGTTCTTAcag GGTGAGTCAGTGAGGCCTGGTATCCTGGTGCTGGTGAACGAGGCGGACTGGGAGCTGTGTGGAGAACTGTCATACGAGCTGAAGCAAAATGATGTTATTATGTTTATATCCACACTACACGGGGGCTAG